TCAATGCATGTAAAATTTACGAAGTAAAGGTGGAGATTTATACTACCTTTACTTCGTAAAAGTGAACGGTAGTCAGCCAATATAAGGTGTTATACGTTCATTATATAAAATGGTTAATTGATTGAGTATTTTATCCCAACCTCGATACCTTTGTGTCCATTTTTTGGTAGCTTTATCTGTAGCTAAAAAAAGCATTTTTTGTAAGGATGTATCTGTTGGAAAAATACATTTGCTCTTTGTTACTTTACGATATTGCCTATTAAGATTTTCAATAACATTTGATGTATACATAATACGCCTGATGTCATCTGGGAATTTAAAAAATGTACACAATACATCCCAATTTTTTCGCCAACTCGTTAACGCATGAGGGTACTTAGATCCCCATTTATCTTCTAATTCATCAAGCTTTAATAAAGCTAAATCTTCTGATGAAGCACGATAAACCTCTTTGAAATCTCTTGTAAATTCTTTGTAATCTTTATAGGATACAAACTTAAATGAGTTTCTTAATTGATGTATGATGCAACGCTGTATTTCTGCTTGTGGATAAACTGTTTGGATAGCTTCTTTTATACCAGAAAGCCCATCTACAGAGAAGATAAGGACATCTTTAACTCCTCGTGAAGATAATTGATTAAGAATGTTTAACCAGAATTTAGAGCTCTCGTTTTCCCCTATCCAGATACCTAATACATCCTTCATACCATCTAGGTTAACACCAATGATC
The sequence above is a segment of the Vallitalea longa genome. Coding sequences within it:
- a CDS encoding IS256 family transposase — encoded protein: MANNLITKEQAQSIIENNDIKTPQDIMGALKNMFKDVIQEMLENEMDETLGYERYDHDQPKSNYRNGYSQKKVRSSLGEIDIDVPRDRNADFEPKIVPKRKKDISDIEKQIISLYARGMSTRDIHEQMNELYGINVSADMVSRITDKLIPTIKEWQGRPLEPIYPFVFMDAIHFKVRTEGRVINRAAYVIIGVNLDGMKDVLGIWIGENESSKFWLNILNQLSSRGVKDVLIFSVDGLSGIKEAIQTVYPQAEIQRCIIHQLRNSFKFVSYKDYKEFTRDFKEVYRASSEDLALLKLDELEDKWGSKYPHALTSWRKNWDVLCTFFKFPDDIRRIMYTSNVIENLNRQYRKVTKSKCIFPTDTSLQKMLFLATDKATKKWTQRYRGWDKILNQLTILYNERITPYIG